The Pseudomonas sp. LFM046 region ATGAGGGTCGACTCCATGCTCGGGCTGGCCGGGCATGGAGGCAACCGATCAAATGGGTGGAATGATCAGGTCCAGGCGTGGGTATTCCCCGTCCTCAGTGCGTTCCCCCTTTGGGGGGACATGGTGGCTCCCGGTGATCTGTTCACCCTGGCGGGTTTCCAGGTGGATATCGAAGCCCCACAGGCGGTGCAGGTGCTTGAGCACTTCGTCGGTGGAGTCGCCCAGGGGTTTGCGGTCGTGTTGCTGGTGGCGAAGGGTCAGGGAGCGGTCGCCACGGCGGTCGACGCTCCAGATCTGCACATTGGGCTCGCGGTTGCCCAGGTTGTACTGGGAGGCAAGGGTTTCGCGGATCATGCGGTAGCCCTGCTCATCGTGGATGGCCGGAACCAGCAATTCGTCCTTCTGGTCGTCGTCGAGGACGCTGAACAGCTTGAGGTCGCGGATGACCTTGGGCGAGAGGAACTGCAGGATGAAACTCTCGTCCTTGAAGCTCTTCATGGCGAACTTGAGGGTGGACAGCCAGTCGCTGCCGGCGATGTCCGGGAACCAGTGCTTGTCTTCTTCCGTGGGGTCTTCGCAGATGCGGCGGATGTCGCGGTACATGGCGAAACCCAGGGCATAGGGGTTGATCCCGCTGTAGTAGGGGCTGTCGAAGGCCGGCTGGTAGACCACGCTGGTGTGGGACTGGAGGAACTCCATCATGAAGCCGTCGGTAACCAGGCCTTCGTCGTATAGATCATTGAGCAGGGTGTAGTGCCAGAAGGTGGCCCAGCCCTCGTTCATCACCTGGGTCTGACGTTGCGGGTAGAAGTACTGGGCGATCTTGCGCACGATGCGCACCACTTCACGCTGCCAGGGCTCCAGCAGCGGTGCGTGCTTCTCGATGAAGTAGAGGATGTTTTCCTGGGGTTCGGCCGGGAAGCGCTGGTTGTCCTTTTCGCCGCCCTTGCCAGTGCCCTTGGGAATGGTGCGCCAGAGGTCGTTGATCTGCTTCTGCAGGTGCTCCTCGCGCTCTTTCTGCCGGCGCCGCTCTTCCTCCGCCGAGATGGGGTAGGGGCGCTTGTAGCGGTCGACGCCGTAGTTCATCAGGGCGTGGCAGGAGTCCAGCAGGTCTTCCACGGCATCGATGCCGTGCCGCTCCTCGCACTGGTTGATGTACTGCTTGGCGAACACCAGGTAGTCGATGATGGAGCTGGCGTCGGTCCAGGTGCGGAACAGGTAGTTGCCCTTGAAGAAGCTGTTGTGGCCGTAGCAGGCGTGGGCGATGACCAGGGCCTGCATGGTGATGGTGTTTTCCTCCATCAGGTAGGCGATGCACGGATCGGAGTTGATCACGATCTCGTAGGCCAGGCCCATCTGGCCGCGGGAATACCCCTTCTCGGTGGCGAGGAAGTGCTTGCCGTAGGACCAGTGGTGATAGCCGATGGGCATGCCCACCGAGGCGTAGGCGTCCATCATCTGCTCGGCACTGATCACCTCGATCTGGTTCGGATAGGTGTCCAGTGCATAACGCTCGGCAATCCGGCTGATCTCACGGTCGTAGGCCCGGATCAGGTCGAAGGTCCATTCGGACCCCGTGGAAATCGGTTTGCGTTCCTTCTTGCTGGCAGTCATGTCACGCCTCCCCTCAGGTCACCAGCCGGCGCTGGAAGAGCTCGCGGAACACCGGGTAGATATCCGACGCCGAGACGATTTGCTGCTGGGCGAAGGTATCGTCGAACAGCTCGCAGACCTGTTCGTATTCGTACCACAGCGCCTGGTGCTCCCGAGGCGTGATCTCGACGTAGGTGTAGTACTGCACGAACGGCATGATCTGCTTGATCAGGATATCCCTGCAGATGGGGGAATCGTCATTCCAGTTGTCGCCGTCCGAGGCCTGGGCGGCATAAATGTTCCACTCGTTGATGGGGTAGCGCGCGGCCATGATCTCCTGCATCAGCTTGAGGGCGCTGGAGACGATGGTCCCGCCGGTTTCCCGGGAGTAGAAGAACTCTTCCTCATCCACTTCGCGGGCGCTGGTGTGGTGGCGGATGAACACGACCTCGATCTTGTCGTAGTTCCGCTTCAGGAAGAGGTAGAGCAGGATGAAGAAGCGCTTGGCGATGTCCTTGGTGGCCTGGGTCATGGAGCCGGAAACGTCCATCAGGCAGAACATCACCGCCTTGGACGAGGGGTTGGGCTGCTTGACCAGCAGGTTGTACTTGAGGTCGAAGGTGTCGAGGAAGGGAACTCGCTCGATCCTTGCACGAAGTCTTGCGATTTCGGCTTCCATTTCCTGGATATCGCCGAAGTTGTCCGGCTCTTCCCGTTTCAGGCGTTCCAGCTCAGCCTTGGCTTCCTTGAGCTTGGTGCGGCTGCTCCCGGAGAGGGCGATGCGCCGGGCATGGGCCGAGCGCAGAGTGCGGACGATGTTGATGCGCGAAGGGCTGCCTTCGTTGCTGATGCCAGCGCGCACTGTCTTGAAGGTGTCGGCACCGGTGAGGTGACGTTTGACCAGGTTGGGCAGTTCCAGGTCCTCGAACATGAAGTCGAGGAACTCTTCCTGAGTGATCTGGAAGACGAAGTCATCCATCCCTTCGCCCTGGTTGCTGGCCTTGCCGCCGCCTCGGCCGCCACCGCCGCCGGACGGACGGGGGATGCGGTCGCCGGCCGTGAATTCCTTGTTGCCAGGGTGGACGATGGTCTGCCGACCACCGCGACCGTGGTGAAGGATGGGCTCGTCGATGTCTCTGCCAGGGATGCTGATCTGTTCACCGTGCTCCATGTCGGTGATGGAACGGCGACTTACGGCCTCTTCCACGGCCTTCTTGATGTGCTCGCGGTAACGCCGCAGGAACCGCTGGCGGTTCACCGTGCTCTTGTTCTTGCCGTTCAAACGCCTGTCGATGACATAGCTCATAGACCCCTCCGGGGAGCTTCAGGCTGCAAGGCGCGGAGGACGTCGTACGAAACGGCGCCTCCGGCGGGCTTGCTCCAGACTTGCAGCTTGAGACTGTTTTACTGCGACTTGCGGACCCGCAGGTACCATTCGGACAGCAGGCGTACCTGCTTCTCCGTGTAGCCGCGCTCGACCATGCGTTTGACGAAGTCGTTGTGTTTCTGCTGCTCCTCTTTACTGCCCTTGGCATTGAAGCTGATGACCGGCAGAAGGTCCTCGGTGTTGGAGAACATCTTCTTCTCGATGACCA contains the following coding sequences:
- a CDS encoding SpoVR family protein; the protein is MTASKKERKPISTGSEWTFDLIRAYDREISRIAERYALDTYPNQIEVISAEQMMDAYASVGMPIGYHHWSYGKHFLATEKGYSRGQMGLAYEIVINSDPCIAYLMEENTITMQALVIAHACYGHNSFFKGNYLFRTWTDASSIIDYLVFAKQYINQCEERHGIDAVEDLLDSCHALMNYGVDRYKRPYPISAEEERRRQKEREEHLQKQINDLWRTIPKGTGKGGEKDNQRFPAEPQENILYFIEKHAPLLEPWQREVVRIVRKIAQYFYPQRQTQVMNEGWATFWHYTLLNDLYDEGLVTDGFMMEFLQSHTSVVYQPAFDSPYYSGINPYALGFAMYRDIRRICEDPTEEDKHWFPDIAGSDWLSTLKFAMKSFKDESFILQFLSPKVIRDLKLFSVLDDDQKDELLVPAIHDEQGYRMIRETLASQYNLGNREPNVQIWSVDRRGDRSLTLRHQQHDRKPLGDSTDEVLKHLHRLWGFDIHLETRQGEQITGSHHVPPKGERTEDGEYPRLDLIIPPI
- a CDS encoding YeaH/YhbH family protein, whose amino-acid sequence is MSYVIDRRLNGKNKSTVNRQRFLRRYREHIKKAVEEAVSRRSITDMEHGEQISIPGRDIDEPILHHGRGGRQTIVHPGNKEFTAGDRIPRPSGGGGGRGGGKASNQGEGMDDFVFQITQEEFLDFMFEDLELPNLVKRHLTGADTFKTVRAGISNEGSPSRINIVRTLRSAHARRIALSGSSRTKLKEAKAELERLKREEPDNFGDIQEMEAEIARLRARIERVPFLDTFDLKYNLLVKQPNPSSKAVMFCLMDVSGSMTQATKDIAKRFFILLYLFLKRNYDKIEVVFIRHHTSAREVDEEEFFYSRETGGTIVSSALKLMQEIMAARYPINEWNIYAAQASDGDNWNDDSPICRDILIKQIMPFVQYYTYVEITPREHQALWYEYEQVCELFDDTFAQQQIVSASDIYPVFRELFQRRLVT